One Dunckerocampus dactyliophorus isolate RoL2022-P2 chromosome 18, RoL_Ddac_1.1, whole genome shotgun sequence genomic region harbors:
- the pde6hb gene encoding retinal cone rhodopsin-sensitive cGMP 3',5'-cyclic phosphodiesterase subunit gamma, producing MNASPPAASALTPGGVTGPTTPKKGPPKFKQRQTRTFKSKAPKPGQKGFGDDIPGMEGLGTDITVVCPWEAFGDMELSDLAKYGII from the exons aTGAACGCCAGCCCCCCAGCAGCAAGCGCCCTGACCCCTGGTGGAGTCACCGGCCCCACCACACCCAAGAAAGGCCCACCTAAATTCAAGCAGAGGCAGACCCGCACATTCAAGAGCAAGGCCCCCAAACCAGGCCAGAAggg CTTTGGAGACGACATTCCCGGCATGGAGGGTCTCGGCACAGACATCACGGTGGTGTGCCCATGGGAAGCCTTTGGTGACATGGAGCTCAGCGACTTGGCCAAATACGGCATCATTTAA
- the LOC129170718 gene encoding retinoic acid-induced protein 3, with translation MSLSFFPKEHKLTIPVLLFYAALPSLCHSTPEKTTTNYTGQKVVAGCGEGLNVLYRFLCDRKAAWGIVLETLAASGFLFSVLLLLGLLIWSLWIYISIQHQRSNIGGTVACMSLFLLSTAGIFATTFSFIVSLSPDTCPARLFLFGVVFSLAFSCLLARCLALLGFAAARGWGEAGMAVGLFIVQVIIATEWLILVLVRDEMPCHYSQEEFVMLQIYVLCLLAISLILSAHFLCRSCFTYSYNYAGATHQQSRQQAVLLFLTLSLSAGIWVVWITMLSRGNTLLGRQPQWDDPVLALTLVANGWVLLMGHGLSQMAFLCRGEAKSKEIPLSFAGWTTPSVDIADPNDPKEGQENGSFENEADSRRGRRADPSLQSPYEAEFSMTEIDPNKDYSIPRPQTTNYGEPYDDYYGPF, from the exons ATGAGTCTATCCTTTTTCCCAAAGGAGCACAAGTTGACAATCCCCGTCCTCCTCTTCTATGCCGCCCTCCCAAGTTTATGTCATTCAACACCAGAAAAGACCACCACTAACTACACGGGCCAGAAGGTTGTTGCAGGCTGTGGAGAAGGCCTAAATGTTCTCTACAGGTTCCTGTGTGACCGCAAAGCAGCATGGGGCATCGTCCTGGAGACCCTGGCCGCCTCTGGCTTCCTCTTCAGTGTGCTCCTCCTGCTTGGCCTCCTTATCTGGTCCCTGTGGATCTACATCTCCATCCAGCACCAGCGCAGCAACATAGGAGGCACGGTGGCCTGCATGTCCTTGTTCCTGTTATCCACAGCCGGCATCTTCGCTACCACCTTCTCCTTCATCGTCAGTCTCAGCCCTGACACGTGCCCCGCCAGGCTCTTCCTATTCGGGGTCGTCTTCTCGCTGGCCTTCTCCTGCCTGCTGGCTCGCTGCCTCGCTTTGCTTGGCTTTGCCGCCGCTCGAGGTTGGGGAGAGGCCGGCATGGCTGTGGGGCTCTTCATCGTGCAGGTGATCATCGCCACAGAGTGGCTGATCCTGGTCTTGGTGAGGGATGAGATGCCCTGTCATTACAGCCAAGAGGAGTTCGTCATGCTGCAGATCTACGTCTTGTGCCTCCTGGCCATCAGCTTGATCCTCTCCGCACACTTCCTGTGCCGCTCCTGCTTCACGTACAGCTACAACTATGCCGGCGCCACCCACCAGCAGAGCCGGCAACAGGCCgtgctcctcttcctcacgCTGTCGCTCTCCGCCGGCATCTGGGTGGTGTGGATCACGATGCTCAGCAGGGGGAACACTCTGTTGGGCCGTCAGCCACAATGGGACGACCCGGTGCTCGCCCTGACCCTGGTCGCCAACGGCTGGGTGTTGCTGATGGGACACGGCTTGTCGCAGATGGCCTTCCTCTGCAGGGGGGAGGCCAAGTCTAAGGAGATCCCTCTGAGCTTCGCAGGCTGGACCACCCCCAGTGTCGACATCGCGGACCCGAACGACCCCAAGGAGGGACAAGAGAACGGAAGCTTCGAGAACGAGGCGGACAGCAGAAGAG GCCGGCGGGCTGATCCATCGCTACAATCACCGTATGAAGCTGAATTCTCCATGACT gaaATTGACCCCAATAAAGATTACAGCATTCCTCGCCCTCAGACCACCAACTATGGAGAACcatatgatgattattatggaCCCTTTTGA